TTGAGTGTTCATACTGGTTCGTTTTCACTTCCCGCCATTCTCTTTCAGCAGCGATGCCGGTCCTGAGATCCCGCGAAATCCTTCCGGTCCAACCCAAGCCCCGAAAAGCTCAGGCCAACATCGACCCGCCCGCCACTCCCACTCAAGGCCGCGAACAACCCGCCACTCGTTCATCGCCGCCTTCACTCACTCCCTCCCCTAAAACTCTTGGTTCAGTTTCCGGTTCCGCACCCTTACTTCGGCGGAGCCTTCGTCTTTCTACAAAAGCTTCGTCCAATGCCGGCCAGGATAGTGTTTTGGAGGCGGAGGAACGTATCGAACGACGAAACGGGGACGTTTCGAGAAAGAGGAAGTTGAGTGTGGATAACGATGTCGGTTTTGAGAGCGGCGAGGATGATGAGAGCGGCGAGGATGAAGGGGTATTGAGTTTGCGGTCGGGGAAGAGGGTTACTAAGAAGGGTCCATTTGGCGACGGCAACGGCAGCGGAGGCGATGTAGAGTTTGAAATTGACAGGAAAGGTAAAAGCATGTTAGTGGAAGAGAGTGAAGATACTGAGAAACCGGAAAGAAGCAAGGAGAGAGTGAATGTGAAGGGGAAAAGGAGATATAGTagagaagagaaaggaaaggggAAATTGCTTGTAGAAAGTGCTTTGGACTCTAAAGATGAGAGTTTAGTTGACGGTTCAGTTTCCGACGTTGAACTTCTAGCACAGGAAGTGAATTTGTCCGATGAAAAGCCAAGTAAGAAGAATAATAGGAGAACAAGTCAGGGGAGAATGGAGCGGTTTCGAGATACGGCTAGGCAAAATGCTTCTCGATTTGCCCATTTCAACACccaggaagaagatgataacatATTATCAATGGAGGCTGAAAGCGAAATTCCGTCCGAAGAACTTGAAGAAAAGGGTGTTGAAGATTGGCCGGGTCCTTTCTCTACTGCTATGAAGATTATAAGGGATAGAGCAGCGAATTTGAACGTAAGACAGGGGAGTTCTTCCTCGGATAAGGTACAGTCCTTACAAATTAAGTGGGTTCCTCAAAAGGGTAAAAGAAAAGACTGGTCAAAGCGGCTGCCTCCATCATTGCTTGATTTGAGCTTGAGGGTTCTTGTCGATAATGCAGATGCGATTGCTTCGCTTGCTCATGTGCCTGATGCTCTGAGACACAAGCTCTGTCATATGCTCTGTGACTCGAGGCGAATGAATAGTAACTTTTTTGATCTCCTTCTTAATGGATCCCCTACTGAAATTCGCCTCAAAGATTGTTCATGGTTAACTGAGGAGCAGTTCACTCAATGTTTTGAAAAGTGTGACACTACCAACTTGACGGTACGCTGTATATTCATCTACACGTCGTATTGAGTTATTGCTATTTGTCCATTTCCTGATGTTCTTTTTGCGACTAGTCTaaagtttattgtttttggaaTTCAGATTCTCCAACTTGATTACTGTGGCCACTGCTTCGCGGATTATAATTTACCTTCTACCTTAGCTCGGTCACCGAACAGCTTGCCTGCACTAACTACTTTGTCATTAACTGGTGCATATCGTCTTTCGGATGCGGGGCTTAGTGCTCTTGTTTCTTCTGCCCCTGCATTACGATCTGTAAATCTCAGCCAGTGTTCATTTCTTACCCACAGCGCTATTGACATTTTAGCTACCTCCTTGGCATCGGTTCTACTGGAACTATTTATCGATGATTGCCAAAGTATTGATGCAATGCTGGTTCTGCCATCATTGAAGAAGCTGGAGCATTTGGAAGTGTTGTCAGTAGCAGGGTTGGAGTCTGTAACTGATAGTTTTATCAAGGAACTTCTTATTGCAAGAGGCGATGGTATCAAGGAACTGATTTTGATGGATTGTTGGTATGCTTACTTATCACTTGTTTTATCTAAAATCTTTTGGAGTTCCCTGGTTTTGAGTTTCTTTTGATCCTTAAATATGTTTGATACTGTAATTTCCTGCAGGAAATTAACTGATTCTTCCTTGAAAATCATTGCGGAAACCTGTTCAAATTTACGAGCACTTGACATTGGTAACATATCCAAACTGACAGACACTTCTTTCGGCTATCTGGCCAGTGGTTGTCGGTCATTGCAGTCATTGAAACTCTGCCACAATGCATTCAGGTATTTACTGTATCGTCTGGGAGGGGTTATTGTTACTTACTATGTCATATAATCTTATGATGTGGTCTCATCTATTGTGTTTTGCTAGTTGATTCCTTATAGTTGACATTGTGTGATAGTTGAGTTTGGCACATGGGtgttttttactatttattccAACGGGGCACAAGGCATTTGTTGTATAAATAAGTATTCCCCCTATTTCTTATTGAGTAATAATATAAGAGTGGAGTGCCGTTATGTGTGTCTAATCAATGAGGTAGCCATATGGTTGGTTTGGAGCAGTTGTCTTTCTCAATTCTACCCAATATGTTGAAAGTACATTGGAGTTTGTTTCATtcttatatttcaaatatgattTCTGTTATATTAGCTGTAGAGTTcactctttctttctttttttcccttgcTTGCAATAGTGATGATGCTATAGCTGCATTTCTTGAAATGTCTGGGGAGGTTTTGAAAGAGCTAGCACTGAACAATGTTGGGAAGGTACTTGATTAATGCTTCTCCTCTTTTCTCTCACACATATGCGTAGACATGCACACACAATAACTCCCCGCCTACACACAGggaaataaagtaaagaaagaaaaccatTTCTTAAGGCTTCTTGCTTGTTTTTGTATGgtattattatttcttaagGCTTCTTGCTTGTTTTTGTATGGTATTATTCTAATTTCTTATAAATGGATGAACCTTTTTAGGTTGGTCTTAATACAGCCTTATCACTTGCGAGGCGTTCAAGAAATTTGGTTAGTCTGGATCTATCTTGGTGCCGAAATCTGACTGATGAAGCTATGGGCTTGATTGTAGATAGCTGTTTATCGCTGAGGGTGCTTAAACTTTTTGGATGCTCTCAGGTACTTTTGCCTGATCAGATTTTCCTTTTAGCAACGAAACCTTTTCTCAGTACCAATTAATTGTCCCCTTTTGTATGAAATGCAATATCATGCAGCTTGAGTAACCTGCAGACCGTAACTATTTGCTTGACATCTGTTGTTTTATGTTGTCTTGGTGCTATGTTTGCAGATTACAGACGTCTTTTTGTATGGCCATTCTAATGCCAAGGTAGAAATCATTGGTTTGAAGTTGTCTCCATTTCTGGAACATATCAAAACACCAGCTCAGGGTCCATTTCAGTACTCTTCAGTATGAGTTGGGTGTCAGTGACCAGCCATAGCCATGTGATGTATACCGGAAACGTGTAGGTGGCAACTAATTTTACTAGTGAAGTGCTAACAGTTTGATGTCTAAAGAAACAAAGACATTTGTTTGTCGTTCTGTGATGCTCTCTTTTGCTGAATACCTGTCTAATGAGTCGCATCATAAATGGCTTTTTCATGAATGAAATTCATGTTTTGAGAAATAACAAAACCAATTCTTGTActcaacaaaatttaactttacGATTTATCATGAAGTTTTTAGTTTCGCTCAAAACACTTTTGCTTTTGAATTCTGATTTAATACAAGGGTTCTTCACTGTGCTTGTCGAAATTCCATGGCCATAAGTAGAATGAGTAGAACATATCGACAAGTTGTGGAAATTGCAAATAAACAAACAAGGTTACCAATAGACAGGCTGATGCAGCCACAGATAGAGCGTGGAGCTAAAGGCGggttttttacttaaatatattaaaaaaaaattaaatacttgaATAGGTTGTTAGCTAgattaattatcaaaatgatACGTTTTCTTTTATTGCGCTTATTTGAAAggcgtgaattaattttttatattaaaatattttttgtttaaataaaatattaattttttatttttattaaaaatatttaaatatatatacaggtAAAAATACGATCAACGGGTTAAAATACAGGTCGCGCTTGTCAGATAGACGCGATTAATCGAGCCTGTCAGATAGACACGACTAATCGAGCCTGACAAGTAGGCGCGAATGGTCTGCTGTTGCTACATGCAGCCTGACAAGTAGGCGCGAATGGTCTGCTGTTGCTGCATGCATTCCCCCTCCCCCGCTCCATCTGCTAGCAGCTATTGTTACATCATGCTGTTGCTGTCCCTTCAATGGGAAAAAGTTGCAAATGGGGGACCTTATAAGCATGGTCCCCCAAACGACATCCACTTgaagagagaaaggaaagaaaaaaagaagaaagaaagaagaaaaaggtaatgtattattttagtaaataattttgtttataatttaaagagttaaattaagatattgtgatttttttgttattaattataaattataaattataaattatttatgtttagtgtttatagttttggattaatattttgttattaagTATTGGTATGTTAATAGTTgttgttaactcatttaatttttttatatcaactTGGATATCAATTTGTCCAAGTTTAATCATAACTGACTCTTTTCATAAACttatatactttaaaattatttttataaaaaatgattgTAGAAATATTGAAGAATATAAATCAATTATTAACATACCAATACTTAACaacaacttaaaaaatttaaaatgataataatacattaatagTATCAATTAAAACATTTCCCAAAACTCATAATTAAGATTCTTATTTTGAGCAATGGGAGTAGAGTTTTGGCTTTGTGAAAAATATGagatatgaatatttttatctaCAATAACAAGTAGGATATGAATCTTGAATTCCATTTAGTGTACTTTTAGGGTTGACTATAAGTATGAATTAAGATATTGAcaaatacttttattaaaattatttaaaattttaattaaaaatttaacacccacaaatatcaatgttcaaagtTAAATGCATGtacatgaatttattttatacatgaacATATTGTTGGCATAAGTAATTTAAGGAGAAAAATCATTATCAACCTTGACAGATTGTGTAAACATTTTTCAATCTATATTAGTtatgtgttttgtgattttctagtaatgtatttaaaaaaataattttattgttattttgttagtaatttatgattagtttatataaattgttagtgtttagtttagtgttttgtgatttttaatgtaattttatataatgtaattttatttgatttttatttatttaacaatttttattgatttattaaaatgttgattaaatttgttgttatataattttataggttCTTTGAAATAAACTACTCggtattatctattttatttttattttttaattgtatgtttttatgtttagatagtttatattaattttaattatattattattgtaatctaacataaaattttttattgtaggtaaattatgagaaattattagatatttaccgtgttttgtttctaaaatttgaaataatttattgtatttttgaaacaaattaaatgaattcattttttaattgcgATTTGCAAAGAAATGGGttctttgattaataataataatcacatatcaagtactattaatgagatggtaataaaatttttattttatactcatgttatttgttgaattaaattatattgtattaactattttgctaatttaataatgtcagGGTCCGTACCGCGTATTGAGGGGCCGTGTTAATAGTGTAGGGTTTCTGCTAGATGAACGCCTAATACCATACTTAGAGTTAGCTGGGTTCAGATCAGCGGCATTGATCCGGACTTTTGATCTACGATACGACTTGATTTCTGCTTTAGTCGAGCGATGACGTCCAGAGACTCACACATTTCATTTGTCGTGCGGGGAGTGTACCGTCACTCTAGAGGATGTTGCACTATAGCTCGGGATTCCCATCGATGGGAATGCGGTCACGGGCGTAAGTTTAATCTCTAGGCTGACTACCCTTTGCTATGAATTACTTGGATGCTCGCCAAGTGAGGGGAAATTTACTAGTTTGAGATTTTCATGGCTAAAGGCCAAATTTGAGCATTTGCTGAGTATTACCAATGAATGGGAGGTGCTGCGGGCCGTTCGAGCTTACATTATGCACCTTATAGGGGGTGTACTCATGCCGGATGCAAATGACAATACGGTCCACTTGATGTACTTACCCCTATTATCCAATTTGCATAACACCCGTTCATACAGTTGGGGGTCCGCAGTTTTAGCCATACTGTATCGGGAACTTTGTCGGATGACAGATCCTTCTGCGATGGACATAGGCGGATGCCTCATACTGCTGCAGTTGTGAGCACTTTACCGGATGTCATTCTTGGCATCCATTAGTCaccaatcatatatatatatccactcGTTAATAGGTGATGAATTTTTACTCGTTATAAGAATTAGTTGACTTTTTTTCAGATTATATTGTTCTAACAATTGGTTTTCGTAGATGGAGTACTAATCAGGGTATCGGGAGGTCATACACGATTTCGATATACCGTCTGATGATTGAGAATCATGCTGGAGAGGGGTAAGTTTTTccaatataaacttaattttattattttatctcactcGACCCGTATTAATATAACAATGTTATTAACTGTGCAGTTCATTTGGATGCCGTATTCTGTTCCAGAAATTATGGCGGTTATTCCCTCATCTGCCCACGTCCACTCAAACCTATGGTGCATTAGCGCACTCGTTATCAATTTTCAGGTAGTGGAGTGGTATCATGGTGATCGAGTACTCCGGCATTTCGGTTGCATACAGTATATCCCGACACTGCCAGTACGATTGGGGGAGATCCATGGGATGAGCAGGAGGGAGAGGTATGGAAATGATTGGGGAGAAGTGCATGAAGAATATATTACGATGTGGAACAACCGATTGGGGAGGGTACCTCAGATGGATCGTGCTTTGGATCTGCAGCCCTCGTTAGAGTACATACAGTGGTACTGTGAGATAgggaaaccattttttttggtGGGCGGTCGATGGTAGTCCCTCTGCATACGATACGAATTGGGCAACCCCTTCTAGATCTGCATTATGCACCAGAGCCAGAGCCGGAGCCGGAGGCAGAGACGGAACTACATTCTAGAGATAGTTCTTATCATCCAGATTTGGGGGGAGATGACTATTTCCCCGGCTCGTCAGGCCACGAATATCATTCAGAGTTTGATATCTTCAGCCCACTACCACCTCAGTACTCCAGTCATCCTAGCTCGTATCCACCTCAGTACTCCGCTCCTTCCGGCTCGTATCCACCTCAGTACTCTGCTTCTTCCGGCCTGTATCCATCGCCATACTCCACTCCTCTCGGCTCAAGTTCATCGATGGCATTTGAGACATATAGTTTTTCATCTATGTTTCACACACCCCTACATACGGATGACGAGAATGTTGATCACCGTAATTGCCCGCAACGTGAAATTCGAGCTCCACAAAAATATACCCCTAGAACCACACCATCAagccatcaattttagggggttttgtaatataaataacatcatatttatgtaatgaataTAGTTTATTGACTATCAACATAAGATATCGGAACCACCATATACGGATCCTGAACTCCATCTTCTTCACCTAATGGAGTGGGATCTTCAGTTGCCTCAACACcagctaactcagcaaataactgaATCGGTGCATTTTGGTTGCTCTGAGTCCCACAATACagagcgaccattgtctccacgtcttcatcgtctacaagttccatttcagtaaattttattggatccgtcaaaattggaaacttgtagaaaagttttgatatccttctcccacaacgtttataaattttttcttcatatcatcaaacgagatatttctattaaatctcattgctacttatttgcgacattcaaatatacatcccacggttgttgtcaaaatttctccatcgaaataaacacATACAAAAAATTGATTCTCCATCTTTAATATTAtatctattaaaaaatttcaaaattcttaaaacagtttcgaaatgcaaaaaaattacataaaatttttaatgcaaaatttttcatttagaagctaacaaaattaataacctaacaaaataactttcaaataataaaattactaacaagactctacattctatttaaaaagaaataaacaaaaatacattatccttcttcttgttttcctttcttttttttcttctccctatctttttatttttgttatgctAAATTTTGTGTCTGTTCCTCTGCTAAATTTTATGTCTGTGCTCATTTGATTTTCGGGGTATATATAGGGGAAAAAATAAGCAGCAGTGGGCCCCACCATTCGCGCTTCTGAGTTAGGCATAACTAGTCGCGCCTGTCAGATAGGCTCAACTAGTCGCGCCTATGAGATAAGCTCAACTAGTCGTGCCTATCAAATAGCCGCAACTTGTATTTTGTATCTATACCCGGGTTATATACTGATccgggaaaaaaattaataatattttattaaacgagaaaaaaaaatttaatataaaaaattgatttgcgCCTGTCAGATAGGCGCGATTAAAGAAAACGTATCATTTCGGTAATTAATCTAGCTGACAACCTATttaggtatttaaaattttttttaatatatttgggtaaaaaacccGCTAAAGCAATCATCATGGTAGTAATGGAAATGAGAAGGGCGAGGAGCCCCATAATCAGCCTCTTGGGGAGGGCTTGGAGAAAGTCGTCTTGTGCATAATGAGCAGTGAGGATGGACAAGAACATGAGAATGGCAGCGGTGGATGAGAAGAGACAGTGCATTCGACACCGTGAATATAACAAATGCCTTTTCACTTTTAAAGACTGGGAATCCGCTGTCAGCATTTGTGCCACCTGGTACTGTGATGGCTGCAACAAACACGACCGTGGCTATAAGTGCCGCTACCAACGAGCATGAATTTGATGTATCCTTCATCCTTCTCTCTCCTTCCTAAACTAATTCCTTGTGTTCTTCAGTGAACACCATTCTGGGAGTCAGTCTTTCAATGTTCCTAACATCTTGATAGATATTCGGTACAACCTTTTATGCTTTTTGTAGGGAGATGTTAATTCAGATATATCAAGTGTATGGTGGACAACTCCGTTGAATGCTAAACCCTGTCGTCAGATTATGGATATGGAGCAGTGGTTGTTTTATAGACTGAAATTTGACATAATGTAGCAATCTATGTTAATGCCGAATTTCCATCATattaaatttgactgaaatttCCAACACACCTTGGAATACCCACCCACAACAGAAGAAACCATCAAAACCATATTTTTGGGAAGTTTCGTTGTTTTTCAATTAATAGCAATTATTAACCTGTTAACTCCTTTACCTATTTGAATATACCAGCCTTCAAATTCCCTTAAACTTTTATACACGAACACTAATAATATATGAAGAATATCCAAAAGAACCCCATTGTTTGATTCAATACCAATGGCAAAGGACTTTTGGCAAACAACTTTTCTTGAATTGTCTCTTATTATACCTTCAAGCCTTCACTTGACATCagttttgagtttaatttttgaatagttttgtGTCTTTATCCAAAAATGTTATGTTGTTGAAATCAGATTGGACTGGTTAGATTAAGAATCGGCCAGTACATTACTTTAAAGCAAGGAAAATAGTTGGTTGATCTGTGAACTAGTACAAATCGGTTGAACTAAGATTAAAAACCAGTTGAGTTGGTGGTTGAATCgagttttatactttttaataatttctatgattttttaataattcatttaattaaaactgGACCAACGATTAGATTGATAATCGATGGCCTGATCGGTTTAATCATTGATCTAGTTCTAAAAACCATGCAAAAATATTCATTGAACTAATTGATAcgatcaaataattatatatttttcatcacATAACTGACCAATAtaacttttgtttttcattatattcttgaatttttcatataaatatttttaattatttataagttttatcacgtttataaataagaattttaattttactaaaatatttgattaaatatttataatatttataaataagaattcgattcaaataattttattaaatgaatttatataataataaataaattttaaatttaattaatttatatttaaattattatgtttgattaacttaaaatatacaaaaatttgcattactttagttttaaataataaattttaattatttatataataagcaactttatattatatataattttataaataataaattttgtataatctaacctaatatattataattgtattatttatatattgtgtaTGAATTATTATGGTCAATTCATGCGCTATTGAGAAACACAAAATATTTGAATAGTGAACATCTTATACTCAATTGGATCGTTGGTTCCAAGTTACAGGATGCTACATTCATTGGCAGAGCAATTACGATCTCAATTCCatataattcaacaatttatgcATGCTATTATGctattcacatatattcaaattcaacatttcataTGTGTTACTCTAGTTGACACTTCCCATTCATGGTACTAATATGACATACAATTCAAGGCCATTACAACTTTAGGTACGTGCCACTTTAGATAACAAAATGAGACTATAAAAACTTTGTTGAGTTGAGAATTGCGATTTGGATGTTGTTCACTCCTCGAGTCTTCGAGATCTACTAATACTTGCACACGGAATAAACCAATAGTACGCTGAGCGATAAAGCTCAATggtacttttatgattcaagTCGTATATCATTATCTCATTTCCATATCGAATCTATTGATTCGTTTTGTTTCCATGTTGGCTATTTGGACTCGTATAAACCAGTTCGCATGGTCTTCCACAAGCTGTCTTTAATCATCTTTcacatatataatcattttaattcaaatatcatttaccATGTTCGTATTTTATAATCCCTATTAACAGGATACAGACAtaggacggatacacggatcatTCGACCATCACACCAATTTGACATTCAATGCCTCATCAGAATGTCTAGAGTATGGTTTGTGCGCAACGCTCATTGGTATAACCAAAGTAAAATGTGTGCCTAGTGCTCCTTggtatataattaaattataactcgTACAAAATctaatcctatgacatgccaattatatccgacTCTGCCTGagacagttaatagggtaatcAACAATTCAATCCATATATGTTCAATATCATAGTTCATATagttttcatcatcatttcgtATCACTAATCATTT
This genomic stretch from Gossypium raimondii isolate GPD5lz chromosome 6, ASM2569854v1, whole genome shotgun sequence harbors:
- the LOC105774307 gene encoding uncharacterized protein LOC105774307; its protein translation is MPVLRSREILPVQPKPRKAQANIDPPATPTQGREQPATRSSPPSLTPSPKTLGSVSGSAPLLRRSLRLSTKASSNAGQDSVLEAEERIERRNGDVSRKRKLSVDNDVGFESGEDDESGEDEGVLSLRSGKRVTKKGPFGDGNGSGGDVEFEIDRKGKSMLVEESEDTEKPERSKERVNVKGKRRYSREEKGKGKLLVESALDSKDESLVDGSVSDVELLAQEVNLSDEKPSKKNNRRTSQGRMERFRDTARQNASRFAHFNTQEEDDNILSMEAESEIPSEELEEKGVEDWPGPFSTAMKIIRDRAANLNVRQGSSSSDKVQSLQIKWVPQKGKRKDWSKRLPPSLLDLSLRVLVDNADAIASLAHVPDALRHKLCHMLCDSRRMNSNFFDLLLNGSPTEIRLKDCSWLTEEQFTQCFEKCDTTNLTILQLDYCGHCFADYNLPSTLARSPNSLPALTTLSLTGAYRLSDAGLSALVSSAPALRSVNLSQCSFLTHSAIDILATSLASVLLELFIDDCQSIDAMLVLPSLKKLEHLEVLSVAGLESVTDSFIKELLIARGDGIKELILMDCWKLTDSSLKIIAETCSNLRALDIGNISKLTDTSFGYLASGCRSLQSLKLCHNAFSDDAIAAFLEMSGEVLKELALNNVGKVGLNTALSLARRSRNLVSLDLSWCRNLTDEAMGLIVDSCLSLRVLKLFGCSQITDVFLYGHSNAKVEIIGLKLSPFLEHIKTPAQGPFQYSSV